The following coding sequences are from one Streptomyces sp. NBC_01232 window:
- a CDS encoding M6 family metalloprotease domain-containing protein yields the protein MARQQTPGGVDRSRVRSTAAALTSLTALAAMSLVAGPAVADSGAGPCALTRTAAHHSLGLDTWNGAYPKPERTLDAVMVFLSFPDHRSALTTEEIVGDYFPATSEFFEQASYGRFRLAPHPQKQWMQMPKPSTAYGIRRDWAAGDRAAYLRDAVATADARVDFRKYDIVYFVADPDAPGVDSDATKVVNFENPIVADGTELRRIVTVFERHPPDRNVLAHETGHVFDLPDLYHRPTDGKGDWDTYVGDWDVMGSQFGMAPDLFAWHKWKLGWLDSSQVDCVQSGSSMHTLQPLAQAPPSGGTGGTRLAVIRTGPGSAIAVEARGSAGNDGDTCTEGVLVYRVRNEASSGGGPIEVLDAHPSTEACWDRSVYPPLADAPLEVGETYTVPGERITIEVADRTRSGAYTVKITT from the coding sequence GTGGCGCGACAGCAGACACCCGGGGGAGTGGACCGCTCCCGCGTCCGAAGTACCGCCGCGGCGCTCACCTCCCTGACGGCGCTCGCCGCCATGTCGCTCGTCGCGGGTCCCGCGGTGGCCGATTCCGGGGCCGGACCCTGCGCGCTGACCCGTACCGCGGCGCACCACTCCCTCGGCCTGGACACCTGGAACGGCGCCTACCCCAAACCCGAGCGCACACTCGACGCGGTCATGGTCTTCCTCTCCTTCCCCGACCACCGCAGCGCCCTGACGACCGAGGAGATCGTCGGCGACTACTTCCCCGCCACCAGCGAATTCTTCGAGCAGGCCTCGTACGGGCGCTTCCGGCTCGCCCCGCACCCGCAGAAGCAGTGGATGCAGATGCCCAAGCCGTCCACCGCGTACGGGATAAGGCGGGACTGGGCCGCCGGGGACAGGGCGGCCTACCTGCGGGACGCGGTCGCCACCGCCGACGCCCGGGTGGACTTCCGCAAGTACGACATCGTCTACTTCGTCGCCGACCCGGACGCACCCGGCGTGGACTCCGACGCCACGAAGGTCGTCAACTTCGAGAACCCGATCGTCGCGGACGGCACGGAACTGCGGCGGATCGTCACCGTCTTCGAGCGCCACCCGCCGGACCGGAACGTCCTGGCCCACGAGACCGGGCACGTCTTCGACCTGCCCGACCTCTACCACCGGCCCACGGACGGCAAGGGCGACTGGGACACGTACGTCGGGGACTGGGACGTCATGGGCAGCCAGTTCGGCATGGCCCCGGACCTGTTCGCCTGGCACAAGTGGAAGCTCGGCTGGCTGGACTCCTCCCAGGTGGACTGCGTGCAGTCGGGATCCTCGATGCACACCCTCCAGCCGCTGGCCCAGGCCCCGCCGAGCGGCGGGACCGGCGGCACCCGGCTCGCGGTGATCCGTACGGGCCCCGGCAGCGCGATCGCCGTCGAGGCCCGCGGCTCCGCCGGCAACGACGGGGACACCTGCACGGAAGGCGTCCTGGTCTACCGGGTGCGCAACGAGGCCTCGTCGGGCGGCGGCCCCATCGAGGTGCTGGACGCGCACCCGTCGACGGAGGCGTGCTGGGACCGTTCGGTG
- a CDS encoding putative bifunctional diguanylate cyclase/phosphodiesterase — MSGTSEGTGSAADSIRSAITERHPAVPAVPSTSAIPAATGSPHRAESELRDYRAAFNAAHLAMAVVDREGYVVAANQAFAGLLGREPHTLVHRCAADLVDLAAEARTWAAYQEVLRGRQARLRCTRRLKHPDGHSLWTEVTLGPVPGTGDVLLSVADISDRRDLQARLRHLQMHDPVTRLPNRALFFERLSGALEASSYEHGGGTGRIGLVYLDLDGFKAVNDTLGHRVGDRLLTAVAARLTQCADQSGYGRTGGHLVARLGGDEFALLVEDSTGTEQLADLARSVLAAVQEPFDLAGQRLSVSASIGVVERATAGTSATGLMQAADTTLYWAKADGKARWTLFDPERNAHRMTRQALSSTLRPAVERGEFELEYQPLVDLESGAVRGVEALVRWNHPQFGTLTPNRFIGIAEEDGSIVQLGQWVLRTACRQARRWQIEQPSDAPVFVSVNVAVRQVWDSDLVGDVAEILAETGLAPQLLQLELTESAVMGSAGRPLQALQALSDMGVRIAIDDFGTGYSNLAYLSRLPVSVLKLDGSFVRGFRYEEGAHPNPADETIVEALVQLAHRLGLTVTAECVETAGQAARLRRVGCDTGQGWLYSRAVAPERIAEMIGTRPGAEHPC, encoded by the coding sequence GTGAGCGGAACCTCAGAAGGAACCGGTTCGGCGGCCGACAGCATCCGATCGGCCATTACGGAGCGTCACCCGGCAGTGCCGGCAGTGCCGTCGACTTCGGCCATCCCGGCCGCCACGGGGTCGCCGCACCGCGCCGAGTCCGAGCTGCGCGACTACCGGGCCGCCTTCAACGCGGCCCACCTCGCGATGGCCGTCGTGGACCGCGAGGGCTACGTGGTCGCCGCCAACCAGGCCTTCGCCGGACTGCTCGGCAGGGAGCCCCACACGCTCGTCCACCGGTGCGCCGCCGACCTGGTGGACCTGGCCGCGGAGGCCCGCACCTGGGCCGCGTACCAGGAGGTGCTCCGCGGCCGCCAGGCCCGGCTGCGCTGCACCCGCCGCCTCAAACACCCCGACGGGCACTCGCTCTGGACCGAGGTCACCCTCGGGCCCGTCCCCGGCACCGGGGACGTCCTGCTGTCCGTGGCCGACATCAGCGACCGCCGCGATCTCCAGGCCCGGCTCCGGCACCTCCAGATGCACGACCCGGTCACACGGCTGCCCAACCGTGCGCTGTTCTTCGAGCGGCTCTCCGGCGCCCTGGAGGCCTCCTCGTACGAGCACGGCGGCGGCACCGGCCGGATCGGCCTGGTCTATCTGGACCTCGACGGGTTCAAGGCCGTCAACGACACCCTCGGCCACCGCGTCGGGGACCGGCTGCTGACCGCCGTCGCCGCCCGGCTGACGCAGTGCGCCGACCAGTCCGGCTACGGGCGCACCGGCGGCCACCTGGTCGCCCGCCTCGGCGGCGACGAATTCGCCCTGCTGGTCGAGGACTCCACCGGTACCGAGCAGCTCGCGGACCTGGCGCGGAGCGTGCTGGCCGCCGTACAGGAACCCTTCGACCTGGCCGGGCAGCGGCTGTCGGTCTCCGCCTCGATCGGGGTCGTGGAGCGGGCGACGGCCGGTACCTCGGCGACCGGTCTGATGCAGGCGGCCGACACGACCCTCTACTGGGCCAAGGCGGACGGCAAGGCCCGCTGGACCCTCTTCGATCCGGAGCGCAACGCGCACCGCATGACCCGTCAGGCGCTCTCCTCCACGCTCCGGCCGGCCGTGGAGCGGGGCGAATTCGAGCTGGAGTACCAGCCGCTGGTGGACCTGGAGAGCGGGGCGGTGCGCGGGGTCGAGGCCCTGGTGCGCTGGAACCACCCGCAATTCGGCACACTCACGCCGAATCGGTTCATCGGGATCGCGGAAGAGGACGGCTCCATCGTCCAGTTGGGGCAGTGGGTCCTGCGGACCGCGTGCCGGCAGGCGCGGCGCTGGCAGATCGAACAGCCCAGCGACGCCCCGGTCTTCGTGTCCGTCAACGTCGCCGTCCGGCAGGTCTGGGACTCCGACCTCGTGGGCGACGTCGCGGAGATCCTGGCCGAGACAGGCCTGGCCCCGCAGCTGCTGCAGCTGGAACTGACCGAGTCGGCGGTGATGGGCTCGGCCGGCCGCCCGCTGCAGGCCCTCCAGGCGCTGAGCGACATGGGCGTGCGGATCGCCATCGACGACTTCGGCACCGGCTACTCGAACCTCGCCTACCTCAGCAGGCTCCCTGTATCAGTTCTGAAACTGGACGGTTCCTTCGTGCGCGGATTCCGCTACGAGGAGGGCGCGCACCCGAACCCGGCCGACGAGACCATCGTCGAGGCCCTGGTGCAGCTGGCGCACCGGCTCGGCCTGACGGTGACCGCGGAGTGCGTGGAGACCGCGGGACAGGCCGCACGGCTGCGGCGCGTGGGCTGCGACACCGGCCAGGGCTGGCTCTATTCGCGCGCGGTGGCCCCGGAACGGATCGCCGAGATGATCGGCACCCGCCCGGGTGCCGAACACCCCTGTTAG
- a CDS encoding ALF repeat-containing protein produces MKLTRSALALTVGALAPALLLATPALAAGPAAAAPAKVAAVTAGESPYDTMSDADLRVEVARILATNPGKGVTRAANKALDGTTEDVRTFLKTGYAIAQDEDNKVAILRILAGKPGKGVTREANRALDGTPADRVAFLATGLAKAQDEDNKVAILRILHTNPVTGKGVKREANKALDGTPADRTAFLKTGLRLAQAEDDRVDVARILARPGISAALDAECQRLLNGGTPEELRYFITVGQYQF; encoded by the coding sequence ATGAAGCTCACCCGTTCCGCGCTCGCCCTGACCGTAGGCGCGCTGGCCCCGGCACTGCTGCTCGCCACTCCGGCCCTCGCCGCCGGCCCGGCGGCCGCCGCTCCGGCCAAGGTGGCGGCGGTGACGGCCGGGGAGTCGCCGTACGACACCATGTCGGATGCCGACCTGCGCGTGGAGGTCGCCCGCATCCTGGCCACCAACCCGGGCAAGGGCGTCACCCGCGCGGCCAACAAGGCCCTCGACGGCACCACCGAGGACGTGCGCACCTTCCTGAAGACCGGCTACGCGATCGCGCAGGACGAGGACAACAAGGTCGCCATTCTCCGGATCCTTGCCGGCAAGCCGGGCAAGGGCGTGACCCGCGAGGCCAACAGGGCCCTCGACGGAACCCCGGCCGACCGCGTCGCCTTCCTGGCCACCGGCCTCGCCAAGGCCCAGGACGAGGACAACAAGGTCGCGATCCTGCGGATCCTGCACACCAACCCGGTCACCGGAAAGGGCGTCAAGCGCGAGGCGAACAAGGCCCTCGACGGCACCCCGGCGGACCGTACCGCCTTCCTGAAGACCGGCTTGCGTCTGGCCCAGGCCGAGGACGACCGCGTGGATGTCGCCCGCATCCTCGCCCGCCCGGGCATCAGCGCGGCCCTGGACGCGGAGTGCCAGAGGCTCCTGAACGGCGGCACCCCGGAGGAGCTCCGGTACTTCATCACGGTCGGCCAGTACCAGTTCTGA
- a CDS encoding DUF397 domain-containing protein: MGTNLNLTGVPWRKSSYSSTNGGECVECAPLGPAAWRQASYGGTAGGDGLVAVRDSKNPEGPAFTVAPEAFTAFVRSL, encoded by the coding sequence ATGGGTACCAATCTGAACCTGACGGGCGTGCCGTGGCGTAAGTCGTCCTACAGCAGCACCAACGGCGGTGAATGCGTCGAGTGCGCCCCGCTCGGCCCCGCCGCTTGGCGCCAGGCCTCGTACGGCGGAACCGCCGGAGGGGACGGCCTGGTCGCCGTCCGCGACTCCAAGAACCCCGAAGGCCCCGCCTTCACCGTGGCCCCCGAGGCATTCACCGCGTTCGTCCGGAGCCTCTGA
- a CDS encoding helix-turn-helix domain-containing protein: MAVVRDIDPSASPLDYYSYELRRLREEAGLKQAQLGAIIFCTGSLIGMIENGKRVPTRDFSERVDAALGTGGHFSRLVGLVLRSVLPTWFQPFAEMEGRATFISTFQAQVVYGLLQTEAYAKALVSVEFPDRADEIAAARMERQRILEREDPPVAWVVLDEALLHRSVGGREVMRNQLAHLLTFTDRPWVQIQVMPFSAGEHTGMTGSFTLLRFDGDPDLFYTESYDSGRMTANPQVIKERSVGYARLQAEALSPAASALLIARVMEERYGYQSEPDGRAVA; the protein is encoded by the coding sequence ATGGCCGTCGTCCGTGACATCGATCCCAGTGCCTCGCCGCTGGACTACTACAGCTACGAGCTGCGCCGGCTGAGAGAAGAAGCGGGCCTGAAGCAGGCGCAGCTCGGCGCGATCATCTTCTGCACGGGCTCCCTGATCGGCATGATCGAGAACGGCAAACGGGTCCCGACGCGGGACTTCTCGGAACGGGTGGACGCGGCGCTGGGCACGGGCGGGCATTTCTCCCGCCTGGTCGGGCTGGTCCTGCGGAGCGTGCTCCCTACGTGGTTCCAGCCGTTCGCTGAGATGGAGGGGCGGGCGACCTTCATCTCCACCTTCCAGGCGCAGGTGGTCTACGGGCTCCTGCAGACAGAGGCGTATGCGAAGGCCCTGGTGAGCGTGGAGTTTCCCGACCGGGCGGACGAGATCGCGGCGGCCCGAATGGAGCGTCAGCGCATCCTGGAGCGAGAAGATCCGCCGGTGGCGTGGGTGGTGCTCGACGAGGCCCTGCTGCACCGGAGCGTCGGCGGCCGTGAGGTCATGCGCAACCAGCTGGCTCACCTGCTGACCTTTACGGACAGGCCCTGGGTGCAGATTCAGGTGATGCCCTTCTCGGCCGGTGAACACACCGGGATGACGGGATCGTTCACCCTCCTCCGCTTCGACGGCGATCCCGATCTCTTCTATACGGAGAGCTATGACTCAGGCCGTATGACGGCCAATCCGCAAGTGATCAAGGAGCGGTCCGTCGGATACGCTCGCCTGCAAGCCGAAGCCCTTTCGCCGGCGGCCTCGGCCCTTCTGATCGCGCGCGTAATGGAGGAACGGTATGGGTACCAATCTGAACCTGACGGGCGTGCCGTGGCGTAA
- a CDS encoding glycosyl hydrolase family 18 protein, which translates to MHIRKPLIAAAATAALAAGALASFAGLGTAQAADASAGAAAGGVRIAYYDQWSVYGNAFYPKHLDTRGIAGKLDVINYSFGNIHPTNLTCFEANKAAGDDNNPNAGDGAGDSYADYQKSFSAADSVSGVADKWDQPIVGVFNQFKQLKAKYPHLKINISLGGWTYSKYFSDAAKTDASRKKLVSSCIDQYIKGNLPVEGGYGGQGVAAGIFDGIDIDWEYPGSSGGHLGNHYAPEDKQNFTLLLKEFREQLDAYGQANGGKKYMLTSALPAGQDKIKYIETDKIGAYLDYANIMTYDMHGAWDSDGPTYHQSPLHSPAGDPTDPIAPGTQKYSIDNAIDSWIDGNPAYGITGGFPANKLTLGYEFYYRGWKGVPAGANNGLAQSATGASGARPTSQQAGIANYKELGGLVDNPATTFWDDQAKASYFYKDGEFFTGLNQKSIQARVDYGKQRGLAGAMMYSLLGLDNNTTLLNQISDALGGTTVPPTTPPTTPPTTPPTTPPTTPPTTPPTGCGSTPAYVAGTVYTAGNEVAHNGRKYKAQWWTQNETPGTTGEWGVWKDLGAC; encoded by the coding sequence ATGCACATCCGTAAACCCCTCATCGCTGCCGCCGCCACGGCCGCGCTGGCAGCCGGAGCGCTGGCCTCCTTCGCGGGACTCGGCACGGCCCAGGCCGCCGACGCCTCGGCCGGCGCCGCAGCGGGCGGCGTCCGTATCGCCTACTACGACCAGTGGAGCGTGTACGGCAACGCCTTCTACCCCAAGCACCTCGACACCCGCGGCATAGCGGGCAAGCTGGATGTCATCAACTACTCCTTCGGCAACATCCACCCCACCAACCTCACCTGTTTCGAGGCGAACAAGGCGGCGGGCGACGACAACAACCCCAACGCCGGTGACGGCGCGGGCGACTCGTATGCCGACTACCAGAAGTCCTTCAGTGCCGCGGACAGCGTCAGCGGGGTCGCCGACAAGTGGGACCAGCCGATCGTCGGCGTCTTCAACCAGTTCAAGCAGCTGAAGGCCAAGTACCCCCACCTGAAGATCAACATCTCGCTGGGCGGCTGGACCTACTCCAAGTACTTCAGCGACGCGGCGAAGACCGACGCCTCCCGCAAGAAGCTCGTGTCCTCCTGCATCGACCAGTACATCAAGGGCAACCTGCCGGTCGAGGGCGGCTACGGCGGCCAGGGCGTCGCCGCGGGCATCTTCGACGGCATCGACATCGACTGGGAGTACCCGGGCTCGTCCGGCGGCCACCTCGGCAACCACTACGCCCCCGAGGACAAGCAGAACTTCACGCTCCTGCTCAAGGAGTTCCGCGAACAGCTCGACGCCTACGGCCAGGCCAACGGCGGCAAGAAGTACATGCTGACCTCGGCCCTCCCGGCCGGCCAGGACAAGATCAAGTACATCGAGACGGACAAGATCGGCGCGTACCTCGACTACGCGAACATCATGACGTACGACATGCACGGCGCCTGGGACAGCGACGGCCCGACGTACCACCAGTCCCCGCTCCACTCCCCGGCGGGCGACCCGACCGACCCGATCGCGCCGGGCACCCAGAAGTACAGCATCGACAACGCCATCGACTCCTGGATCGACGGCAACCCGGCCTACGGCATCACCGGCGGCTTCCCCGCCAACAAGCTGACGCTGGGCTACGAGTTCTACTACCGCGGCTGGAAGGGCGTCCCCGCCGGGGCGAACAACGGCCTCGCCCAGTCCGCGACCGGCGCCTCCGGCGCCCGGCCCACCAGCCAGCAGGCGGGCATCGCCAACTACAAGGAGCTCGGCGGCCTCGTCGACAACCCGGCGACCACCTTCTGGGACGACCAGGCCAAGGCCTCGTACTTCTACAAGGACGGCGAGTTCTTCACCGGCCTGAACCAGAAGTCCATCCAGGCCCGGGTCGACTACGGCAAGCAGCGCGGCCTGGCCGGCGCGATGATGTACTCCCTGCTCGGCCTGGACAACAACACGACCCTGCTGAACCAGATCTCGGACGCCCTCGGCGGCACCACGGTCCCGCCGACCACCCCGCCGACGACGCCTCCGACCACTCCGCCCACGACCCCGCCGACCACGCCCCCGACCACCCCGCCGACGGGCTGCGGCTCGACTCCGGCGTACGTCGCGGGCACGGTCTACACGGCCGGCAACGAGGTCGCGCACAACGGCCGCAAGTACAAGGCCCAGTGGTGGACGCAGAACGAGACCCCGGGCACCACGGGTGAGTGGGGTGTCTGGAAGGACCTCGGCGCCTGCTGA
- a CDS encoding LLM class flavin-dependent oxidoreductase: protein MSDAGDDPRGGTSGASNGEADRNRNPHGIRGAAHGRATVPLSVLDLVTVGAGSTAHASLRTSVEITRLAEARGYHRHWVAEHHSMPGVASSSPAVILAHLAAHTSRIRLGSGGVMLPNHAPLAVAEQFGTLEAMAPGRIDLGLGRAPGTDGRTAAALRGPGRLDEAADEFPRRLAELTRFLDDDFPDGHPYARVHAVPGPVQGPAGRPPLWLLGSSGFSARLAGELGLPFAYAHHFSAAGTVPALDLYRQSFRPSAVLDAPYAAIGVSALAADTDGQARAQVLTGALSMLRLRTGRPGLIPTPEEAAAYDFSPPEREFVDGWLANVVHGTPDEVRTGLDDLAGRTGADELMLTSNAHSGSARLRSYALVADAYGMPEEAPAAD, encoded by the coding sequence ATGAGTGACGCAGGGGACGACCCGCGGGGCGGTACGAGCGGGGCCTCGAACGGGGAGGCGGACCGGAACCGGAATCCGCACGGGATCCGTGGCGCAGCCCACGGCCGGGCGACCGTACCGCTCTCGGTGCTGGACCTCGTCACCGTCGGCGCGGGAAGCACCGCCCACGCCTCCCTCCGTACCAGCGTGGAGATCACCCGCCTCGCCGAGGCCCGCGGATACCACCGCCACTGGGTCGCCGAACACCACTCCATGCCCGGCGTCGCCAGTTCCTCGCCCGCCGTGATCCTGGCCCACCTCGCCGCGCACACCTCCCGCATCCGGCTCGGCTCCGGCGGGGTCATGCTGCCCAACCACGCCCCGCTGGCCGTCGCCGAGCAGTTCGGCACCCTGGAGGCGATGGCCCCGGGCCGCATCGACCTCGGACTCGGCCGCGCCCCCGGCACCGACGGCCGGACGGCCGCCGCGCTGCGCGGACCCGGGCGGCTCGACGAGGCCGCGGACGAGTTCCCCCGGCGGCTCGCGGAGCTGACCCGCTTCCTCGACGACGACTTCCCCGACGGGCATCCGTACGCCCGCGTGCACGCCGTACCGGGCCCCGTCCAGGGCCCCGCCGGACGGCCGCCGCTGTGGCTGCTCGGCTCCTCCGGCTTCAGCGCCCGCCTCGCCGGAGAGCTCGGCCTGCCCTTCGCCTACGCCCACCACTTCTCGGCGGCCGGGACCGTCCCCGCGCTCGACCTCTACCGCCAGAGCTTCCGCCCCTCGGCCGTCCTGGACGCCCCCTACGCCGCCATCGGCGTCTCGGCGCTCGCCGCCGACACCGACGGGCAGGCCCGCGCCCAGGTACTGACGGGCGCCCTGTCGATGCTGCGCCTGCGCACCGGACGGCCCGGCCTGATCCCGACCCCCGAGGAGGCGGCGGCGTACGACTTCTCCCCGCCGGAGCGGGAGTTCGTGGACGGCTGGCTCGCGAACGTCGTGCACGGCACCCCCGACGAGGTCCGCACGGGGCTGGACGACCTGGCCGGTCGGACGGGTGCCGACGAACTGATGCTGACCTCCAACGCCCACAGCGGGTCGGCCCGGTTGCGCTCGTACGCGCTCGTCGCAGATGCGTACGGCATGCCCGAGGAGGCGCCCGCCGCCGATTGA
- a CDS encoding IclR family transcriptional regulator encodes MALKPEPTAPFHSVQYALRVLETIARHTGGVTDVQIARETGLPAVHLAPMLLMLRREGYVLQVSDGAYAIGDSLVLLGSGIDRQQALTDKLQETLDRLRDSVGAAVYISRYVDGEVRITQFADSPRTPKVHEWVDFRSAAHASAVGKCLLTQLDLNGRRDHLSRHKIARLTSKTIVNERILFSKLDAQPATVPMLDLQEYAVGTVCAAVPITAGASVGCLALSMPVEHAHRLRAAADTLNRKAAPLLLSLTL; translated from the coding sequence GTGGCGCTGAAGCCCGAGCCGACCGCGCCGTTCCACTCGGTGCAGTACGCACTACGCGTACTCGAAACGATCGCACGTCACACCGGTGGTGTGACGGACGTGCAGATCGCGCGTGAGACCGGCCTGCCCGCAGTCCATCTCGCCCCGATGCTGCTCATGCTGCGCCGGGAGGGATATGTCCTGCAGGTGTCCGACGGTGCTTACGCCATAGGGGATTCCCTCGTCCTGCTCGGTTCGGGCATCGACCGGCAGCAGGCACTCACGGACAAGCTCCAGGAGACGCTGGACCGGCTGCGCGACTCGGTCGGCGCGGCCGTCTACATCAGCCGGTACGTGGACGGCGAGGTCCGGATCACGCAGTTCGCGGACAGTCCCCGCACCCCGAAGGTGCACGAGTGGGTCGACTTCCGCTCCGCCGCGCACGCCAGCGCGGTCGGCAAGTGCCTGCTGACCCAGCTCGACCTGAACGGGCGGCGCGACCACCTGTCCCGGCACAAGATCGCCCGGCTCACGTCGAAGACGATCGTGAACGAGCGGATCCTGTTCTCCAAGCTGGACGCCCAGCCGGCCACCGTGCCGATGCTCGACCTGCAGGAATACGCGGTGGGCACGGTCTGCGCGGCGGTTCCGATCACGGCCGGGGCCTCGGTGGGCTGCCTGGCGCTGTCGATGCCGGTCGAGCACGCACACCGGCTGCGGGCCGCGGCGGACACCCTGAACCGGAAGGCCGCGCCGCTGCTGCTGTCGCTCACGCTCTAG
- a CDS encoding AMP-binding protein — translation MRTTTAPDTVAELIARQWGDHRPGLKHEDGLLTRHRTAQEAAARAALLVDLMPPGAEPHLGILLDNTPEFPFWLGAAALAGAAVAGINPTRRGPELARDILHTDCRMLITEPAHLPLLRGLDLPGVRILVTGTEEYEALLAPYAAAEPGEAALRTPAPDSRLLLYFTSGSTGAPKAAICTQGRLAAAGSALARQFSVTPDDVHYICMPLFHGNAVIADWLPALVGGAPVALRRRFSASAFLDDVRAYGATYFTYVGRAIQYLLATEPRPDDRSHTLRLGFGTEAGAVDAARFAERFGVRLVEGYGATEGGASVQRTPDTPPGALGRAGAGDDLAVIDPATGEPCPPAVLAPDGRLLNGSEAIGELVNRGRSLFEGYWRNPDAEADRTRDGWYWTGDLFFRDAAGFLYFAGRTDDRLRVDSENLAAAMIENILARWQDAAAVAVYAVPDEAAGDQVMTALALREGAVFSPEAFGAFLSRQPDLGTKMAPRYVRIVASMPTTATNKIHRAALRREGFRCEDPVWHGAPAGGYHRLDSAALAALLAAYESHGRTDLLAR, via the coding sequence ATGCGGACGACGACTGCACCCGACACCGTCGCGGAGCTCATAGCGCGCCAATGGGGCGATCACCGGCCCGGGCTGAAACACGAGGACGGCCTCCTCACCCGCCACCGGACCGCCCAGGAGGCCGCCGCGCGCGCCGCGCTCCTCGTCGACCTCATGCCTCCGGGGGCCGAACCGCACCTCGGGATCCTGCTCGACAACACGCCCGAGTTCCCGTTCTGGCTCGGCGCGGCGGCCCTCGCCGGGGCCGCCGTCGCCGGGATCAACCCCACCCGGCGCGGCCCCGAGCTGGCCCGCGACATCCTGCACACCGACTGCCGGATGCTGATCACCGAGCCCGCCCACCTGCCGCTGCTGCGCGGCCTCGACCTGCCCGGCGTACGCATCCTGGTCACCGGAACCGAGGAGTACGAGGCCCTCCTCGCCCCCTACGCCGCCGCCGAGCCCGGCGAAGCCGCCCTGCGCACCCCGGCCCCCGACTCCCGCCTCCTGCTCTACTTCACCTCCGGCTCCACCGGCGCCCCCAAGGCCGCCATCTGCACCCAGGGCCGGCTCGCGGCCGCCGGATCCGCGCTGGCCCGCCAGTTCTCCGTCACCCCGGACGACGTCCACTACATCTGCATGCCGCTCTTCCACGGCAATGCCGTCATCGCCGACTGGCTGCCGGCGCTCGTCGGCGGGGCCCCCGTGGCCCTGCGCCGCCGCTTCTCGGCCTCCGCGTTCCTGGACGACGTACGGGCCTACGGGGCGACGTACTTCACCTACGTCGGGCGGGCGATCCAGTACCTCCTGGCCACCGAGCCCCGCCCCGACGACCGCAGCCACACCCTTCGGCTCGGCTTCGGCACCGAGGCCGGGGCGGTGGACGCGGCCCGCTTCGCCGAGCGCTTCGGCGTCCGGCTGGTGGAGGGCTACGGCGCCACGGAGGGCGGCGCCTCCGTCCAGCGCACCCCGGACACCCCGCCGGGCGCCCTGGGCCGGGCGGGCGCGGGGGACGACCTGGCGGTCATCGACCCGGCCACCGGTGAGCCGTGCCCGCCCGCGGTCCTGGCGCCGGACGGCCGCCTGCTCAACGGCTCGGAGGCGATCGGCGAGCTGGTCAACCGGGGCCGCAGCCTCTTCGAGGGGTACTGGCGCAACCCGGACGCGGAGGCCGACCGCACCCGCGACGGCTGGTACTGGACCGGGGACCTCTTCTTCCGTGACGCGGCGGGCTTCCTCTACTTCGCGGGCCGCACCGACGACCGGCTCCGGGTCGACAGCGAGAACCTGGCCGCCGCGATGATCGAGAACATCCTGGCCCGCTGGCAGGACGCGGCGGCGGTCGCCGTCTACGCCGTCCCGGACGAGGCGGCGGGGGACCAGGTCATGACGGCGCTCGCCCTCCGGGAGGGCGCGGTGTTCTCCCCGGAGGCCTTCGGGGCCTTCCTCTCCCGCCAGCCGGACCTGGGCACGAAGATGGCCCCGCGCTACGTCCGGATCGTGGCTTCCATGCCGACCACGGCGACGAACAAGATCCACCGGGCCGCCCTGCGCCGCGAGGGCTTCCGCTGCGAGGACCCGGTCTGGCACGGCGCCCCCGCCGGGGGCTACCACCGCCTGGACTCCGCCGCCCTGGCCGCCCTGCTCGCGGCGTACGAGTCCCACGGCCGTACGGACCTCCTGGCCCGCTGA
- a CDS encoding lytic polysaccharide monooxygenase auxiliary activity family 9 protein, translated as MPKRTGVATLGLGLVAGITLLGAPSASSHGYTDTPISRQKLCANRTVSDCGAIQWEPQSVEGFKGFPAAGPADGKICSGGLPQFSELDNARGGAWPTTKVTGGQSYGFRWQFTANHSTTDFKYYVTKNGWTGTRALTRADLEPQPFLTVAYNGARPAMTTVHQGAMPSGKSGRHLILAVWTVNDTPMAFYACSDVQF; from the coding sequence ATGCCCAAACGGACCGGCGTCGCCACGCTCGGCCTCGGCCTCGTCGCCGGAATCACCCTCCTCGGCGCCCCCAGCGCCAGCAGCCACGGCTACACCGACACTCCGATCAGCCGCCAGAAGCTCTGCGCCAACCGCACCGTCTCCGACTGCGGGGCGATCCAGTGGGAGCCGCAGAGCGTCGAGGGCTTCAAGGGGTTCCCGGCCGCCGGCCCCGCCGACGGCAAGATATGTTCCGGCGGACTCCCGCAGTTCTCCGAGCTCGACAACGCCCGCGGCGGCGCCTGGCCCACCACCAAGGTGACCGGCGGGCAGAGCTACGGCTTCCGGTGGCAGTTCACCGCCAACCACTCCACCACCGACTTCAAGTACTACGTCACCAAGAACGGCTGGACCGGCACCAGGGCCCTCACCCGCGCCGACCTCGAACCGCAGCCCTTCCTCACCGTCGCCTACAACGGCGCCCGCCCCGCCATGACCACCGTCCACCAGGGAGCCATGCCCAGCGGCAAGTCGGGCCGGCACCTGATCCTGGCCGTCTGGACCGTCAACGACACCCCGATGGCCTTCTACGCCTGCTCCGACGTTCAGTTCTGA